The DNA sequence TGAATAAATCCGTGCTATTTGCTATCAATATGGGTTTATAATAAACGTCATCTGTTAAGGTCTCAACTAAATCGAGTGAAGTAAGATAAATGAATGAAACTAGCGTTAATTCCGGCACCTTATATATAGTCGCCACACCAATCGGAAACCTAGCAGATATTAGCCAACGCGCGCTTGATGTTTTATCACAGGTTGATGTAATTGCTTGTGAAGATACTCGCCATACTGGCAAGCTGTTGTCTGCTTTTTCTATCAAGAACTCCACCATGTCGATGCATGATCATAATGAAAGGCAACGACAAGAGCATATTGCCAATTTATTGCAGGAAGGAAAAAGTATTGCCTTGGTTTCTGATGCAGGAACACCACTGATTAGTGATCCAGGTTTTCATCTTGTAAGGCATTGTCGAAGCCTAGGTTTACCTGTATCTCCTGTACCGGGGGCTTGTGCCGCTATTTCCGCTTTGTCTGTTGCAGGCCTGCCAACAGATAGATTTAGTTTTGAAGGTTTCTTACCGTCTAAATCAGGCGCACGAAAAGCAGTGCTTGAATCTTTACAGCATGAAGAGCGCACTATGGTGTTTTACGATGCCCCGCGTAGAGCGATTGATACAGTAAAAGATATCGTGTCAACCTTAGGTGGTGAGCGTTATTTAGTGATAGCCAGAGAATTAACCAAAACCTTTGAAACCATACATTCAGATAAAGCCGATGATTTTCTTATCTGGCTTGAGCAAGATGCCAATCAGCTTAAAGGTGAAATGGTACTCATAATTGAAGGCTATAAAGCGGATGCTAATGATATTCCACCACAAGCCATTAATACCTTAAAGTTATTATTAGCCGAAATGAAGCCGAAAAAAGCCTGTGCCATTGCCGCAGAAATACACGGCGTGAAGAAAAATGCTTTATATGATATTGCTTTGTCGCTTAAATAATCCTATTAAGCTTTATTGTTCATTTTTATCATTGCACAATTTACTTGGCTAGCGCTAAGCATTCCGCTAGAATGCGCGCTGAGTTGACCAGACAATCGCTGCTTTATCGTTGTGCCCAATGTTTCGACAAAGGGTAGACAGATAGAGGGGAGGAAAGTCCGGGCTCCAATGAGCAGGGTGCCAGGTAACACCTGGGCGGCGCAAGCCGACGACAAGTGCAGCAGAGAGAAGACCGCCGATGACCGCGCTTATTTATAAGTGATGGAACAGGTAAGGCTGAAAGGGTGCGGTAAGAGCGCACCGGGCGACTGGTAACAGTTCGCAGCAGGGTAAACTCCACCCGGAGCAAGACCAAATAGGGTTTCATTACTTTAAATAGTATACGCGTGGCTCGCGCGGAAACCGGGTAGGTTGCTTGAGCCTTAAAGCGATTTAAGGCCTAGACGAATGATTGTCCACGACAAAACCCGGCTTATGTGTCAGCTCATATCTCCTTTAAGAAAGCCTTAGCAGAAATGTTGAGGCTTTTTTGTGGCCAATTGTCCACTTCGCATATAGCTAAATTAAAGTGTCGGTGCTATCTTGGCGGAAAATGGGACACCATAAACTGGCTAGCCAAGTAACTAATGATATATTTACCTAGGCTATTTTATCAATGAGCAGTTCAGATAGTTCTTGTTTGTCTTGCTCTGTCATCACTTCATTATCAATGGTTGAAACTGAGAATACGTTTTCGGCGCTTTCACCAATCGTGGTTATTTTTGCTGAATGAACAGTAAGTTGTTTTTTACGAAATACTTCACAAATCTTTTCAATAAACTGCGGGTTATCAAGCGCGCTAATTTTTAATAGTGTTCTGCTAGATTTCTGCGTGGGTAGAAAATCAATGTCAGGCGAATTTTCAAAGGTCGAAAAGTGTTTCGGCTCTTTAGGTTTATCAGGTTTATCATTAAGCTGTTCACTGGTTAACACCTTATTAATGCATGAAATAACGCGCTGTTCTCGATATGTGTCGGTAATTGGCTCATCGTTATAGTCTAGAATTTTTATAACTTCGAGCGCGTTGCCGCTTTTGGTCTTATAGAGTTGCGCTTCTTTCACTTTAACTTTTAGCGCTGATAAGCAGTTAAAAAGATCAACAAATAACATGCTCCTGTCAGGTGAGTAAACTAGCAGATTATTGCACTCTAAATTAGGGTTTTGTGACAGGGTGGCAAGGTGTGCTTGTTTATTCTTTGTCAATATTTGTTGGCTAAATTCGACGATTTCTTCAACTTGATTATTGCTAAAAAAGCTTGAGGGAAATACAGACCAAAGTGACATCACTTCATGTTCTGGAATACCTGATTCAACTAATGCCTCAAGTGACTCTTGCTTGTTTTCGCGAATCACAATACGCTGCTCAAACACATTTTCAATGCCATCATTTAGTGCTTTACGCAGTGAAAAATACCATTCATTTAGTAAGCTTTCTTGCCATTCGTTCCAGCATTGATCATTAGTTGCCATTAAATCTGCCACGGTAAAACAGTAAAGCGCGTTTAATTTAGCTTCTGTTCTGATGCGTTTAGCTATGGTACGAATCACCTCGGGATCTTGAATGTCTCGTGATTGAGCAGTACTGATCAATAAGTCTTGGTTATCCACTAACCAATAAATTAACTCAACTTCTGATCGCTTAAGATCATGCAGCTGGGCAAATTCTTTAGCGTACATGGCGCTGAATTCATTGGCTTCGTGCGTTTGTTTACCACTTAAGTCATGGCACAAGCCAGCTACGGTTAAAATAAGTTTAAGTTTTTTCTCTTGGTAGATGCTTGAGATCAGCTTTTTGTTTGCTGATTTATCGCTAAAGCCATCAACACATTGTAATAATTTAAAGGCATGCTCATCGACGGTATAAGCGTTATGAATATCAAACTGCATTTGGCCTTCAATTGATTTCCACTCGGGAAAATACGATGCCAGAACTCCGTAGCGATGCATTAAACTAAAGGCGCGTTTTAAGCCATTATTATGACGCAAAATTGCTATAAACTCGGTTCTACAGGCTTGGTAGTCTTGCAGTTCCCCTAATAAACTGCGCCTGGTTTGTCTCAGCAATCGTAAGGTTTCTGGGGCAATATCTCTTATTTCGCTGTGCTGTGCAATCAGATGGAATAAGGTCAGCACATTGGCTTTATTTAAAAATACCTCATCATACTTAGCTTGTATCATGTGATTAACAATGAAGAAATGCTCGTTTAAATCGATTTTGTTATTAAGTGCTTTCGGTTCAATAAATATTCTCCGTTCGATTATTCGTAACATCATTTGATTAAGCTCGCGAATACGGGTCATTGCTCTGAACAGTTGGCGCATCATTTTTTCAACCGCAAGCTGTGCATTGTCGCCGTGACCAAATTGCATAAATTTGGCAACCTCTATTTGGTACTCAAATAATAATTCTTCAGTGGCTCGACCCGCGACCACGTGCAGCGCCCAACGTATTCGACAAATGAATTGATAGGCTTCAAGTAATTCTTGATATTCATCCGGTTGCAGAAAACCAAGTTGCTTTAAAGACTCTGCGTCATCAACGTGAAAGTGCTTTCGGGCTATCCAAATGATTGTTTGTACATCACGCATGCCACCCGGATTATTCTTCATGTTTGGCTCTAGATACAATGCGGTGTTTTTGGCTTTGTTGTGGCGAGCTTCTTGTTCAGCAACCTTATCGGTAAAAAAATCAGCGCTGGAGGTTATTTTATCTGAATATAGTAGCGTAAGAATGTTTTGCGCATGTTGCTTATTGCCGTACAAAGTATGAATATCAAGCAAACATGTGGCTATGGTGGCATCGCAACGTGCAGCTTGAATATTTTCTTTTTCGGTTCTAACCGAGTAACCAATATCGACACCTAAATCCCACAACTTAGTTAAAAACTGTGAAATAGCTTGCTCTTGAGTTTTGTTAAGCGTTTTATCTGACAGAATACACAGATCAATATCAGACTTAGGGTGTAAGGTTTGTCGGCCAAAACCGCCGACAGCATTAAGAGATAAGTCTTGCCATTTATCTAAGTTAAATGCTTGCCATAATGCAACCAATAAATGATTAAACAATTGCGCTCGTTGCTGCTGTAGTTGTTCAATTTTAGTGTCGAAAAATGTGCGATTAAATGCTGCTTCATTTATCGCAATATGATTTTTTACTGCTTTAATATCTAAAATGTCAGGAAAATTCATAATAATTAAAGTCTTTTAAACCATGTGTTTAAGTGGGTTAGCTTGCCATCGATAAATGATTCATTTTTTAATGTGCCGCCAAAATCAAATTGGTTTTCAGCACAAACACTATTAATGGTTAAACTGTTGGCGTTTACGATAGTAAATGCCGTTTCACAGCCCTTAGCACGGTAATGCATTTGCATGTAGTTGATAAGTGCGCTAATCACTGTATGGATATCTTCGCCAAGGTTAACCATAAAGGCTGCAAACTCTACTGCACTGTCTTCAGGGTTGTACTGCGCTGTGGCTGAAGCAATCACTTCATTATTTTTGCTTGCGTTAAATACCATGACATCATCATTTTCGCTTGTTTTAAGTCGACCTGAAAAGCTAATGACTTGGTCATTATTGAGCTGAGGACTATCAATATTAGCGTCTGGTGTGATCTCGATTTTTTCTGGGTAAGTCACATCAATAGCTTTAGTTTGCAGTGCCAGAGCCTTGTCTATAATTTCATTTTGCCTTTCATTTATTTGGCTTGTGTCATCATCTAAGAAATAGACCAGAAAAATAGCGTCTTGTAATCCATAGTAAGCCAAGATTGATGCTTCGATTTTGAAACCATGTTGAAAGAAGTAAATTGCCTGTGCTTCTGATACTTTGACGGATAGTTTTTTAATATCTTTTTTGTAGGCATGTTGTTTAATAAATGGCACAAATGAGGAAAGCTCTGCATTACCGACACTCTCAAACCTAAGCGTTTGTGCTTTACGGTCTTCAACATAAACGGCATCAATTTTTTGTGCGAGCTCATCCAATGTTTCGCATATATAGTGTTCCATTGTCATTACCTTTTAAATGGTTTGAGTTCTAACTATATCATATGGTGATTAAATGTTCAAAATTCCAAATTATGATATTACAAAGCCATTTTTTTGGCTTTTTTTAGCTAGTTTGAATTAATTTAATTTGAACTCTAATTAGTAGTGGTGAAATTAATTTTGTTTGTTGGAGGTAATTCTGTTATTAGAAAATAGGTAATATATCTGGTGCTGATAAAAGAAAGTGATTATTTATTAAGATTTAAATATCAATAGGTTACAGGGGGATCTGGTTAGATATTTTTGTCTGAATTTAAAGATTTTTAAAGTTGGAATAGCAGGTTACTTCACTGAAAAATAACCTATAAATCAGTAAAAATAATGGTTAGAAGCGCATGGCTTATGTGAAACTGAGGTTATTTAGCAGGGCTTTTTGTTGTTTGTTCGGCACTTTTATCCATCGGCTCTATTTCCAATACTGGAGCAGCATCAAGATCGTTGGCATCCATCATAGAGGCAATGCGCTGCATTGAAGATAATAATAGTGATTGCTCCCATGGTTCTAAGCTGCAAAATTTTTGAATGAAATGTTCTTGCAGCGGTTGTGGCGCATCAATTAATGAGACCTTGCCTTGTTCTGATAAAAATAAACTGACTCGACGCTTGTCGTTGTCACTTCTTACGCGAGTGATTAATCCTCTATTTTCTAATCGATCAAGAATGTTTGTTACAGTTGCAGCGCTTAAGTTAATTTGTTTCGCTATTTGGCTTGCTGTTACTCCTTTTATTCTGGCGATTTCCTGCATAATGAGTAACTGCGGGCCAGTTAAACCTGATGATTTATTTAATTGCTTAGAATGCAAATCAATTGCTCTGATTACTTTACGAATAGAGACTAAAAGTTCTTCGTACTTTTCCAATGTTGATTCCTTAAGCAGCGCATTTGATAACTGAGGGCAGTGTAGCACAAACTGCAATTGTTTTATCTGTAAAACTAATTAAATCAAGTGAGTTTATCGGTTAGCTCACATATGTCCCGTCCTGAAATGTGTTTACACTTTTAGGGCTTTATTATGAGCACTTCAAACAACAAAAGAGTTAAACGTACGCAACGCGACTATACTTTAGGCTTTAAATTATCAGTTGTGGAGCAGGTAGAAAAAGGCGATTTTACTTACAAGCAAGCGCAAATGCACTATGGCATACAAGGTAGAAGTACTGTCTTAGTGTGGCTAAGAAAGCATGGTAAGTTGGATTGGTCTAAAGCTATTTATATGCGCGATATGCCTAAATCAAAAGAAACACCCGCCCAGAAAATCAAACGCTTAGAGCGAGAGCTTGAAGATGAGCGCATTAAGAATCTCGTGTTAAATCGAATGGTCGATATTATGGATAATGAGCATGGAGCTAGTTTAAGAAAAAAGTACTTATCCGAAGTATCTGGGAAACCAAAGAAAAAGCAGGCCAAAAGTTAGCGCGTATATGCCGGGTATTTGAGCGTTCCCCACAAGGTATCTACCAAGCAATTAAACGTATCAAGCATCGAGCGATAGAGCTTGCTCCCGTAAAAGCGCATGTGATGTACTGGCGCAAGTTTATGCCACGAGTTGGTGGTAAAAAGCTGTACAAATTGATTAAACCACAGCTAGAGGAAGCGCAAATAAAACTGGGGCGCGACGGCTTGTTTGATTATTTACGAACGCATGGATTATTGGTACCACCAATAAAGTCATTTATCAAAACAACGCATAGTAAGCATTGGATGAAATCATCGCCGAACCTACTCAAGGTGCACAAGGCAAGTGCGCCTGAGCAGGTGTTTGTTAGCGACATCACTTATTTAAAATCCAGTCAAGGCATTCACTATTTATCACTTGTTACAGACGCATATAGCCGAAAGATTATGGGATATGAGTTAAGTAATGAGATGGAAACAAGTGATGTTAAGAAAGCACTAACCAGGGCCATTAATAATCGCGTCTATCAAAATTTAGCAATACACCACTCAGACAGGGGGCTTCAGTATTGTGCTTACGATTATAAAGCTAAGCTCTTTAATAACGGGATACTCTCATCGATGACAGATGGCTATGACTGCTATCAAAATGCATTAGCAGAGCGAGTAAACGGTATTCTAAAACAAGAATTCCTTATATATGACTGCAATACTATCCATGAGCTTAGGCAACTCGTTCAGGAGTCAATTCAGATATATAATGAAAAGAGGCCGCACTTAAGTTTAGGCATGAAAACACCAGAACAAGTGCATAAAAAAATCCAAGAGCCGAAGCGCTTGGATTTGATACGCTGTATCCGTTCATCTGGCTCGATGCTATCCACTATAAAATCAAGGAAAGTGGCCGTTATGTTAGTAAGGCAGTTTACACCGTGCTCGGTATTAATATCGAAGGCCGTAAGGAGCTGCTCGGCCTATACGTGTCAGAAAGCGAAGGTGCTAACTACTGGTTATCAGTGTTAACTGATTTACACAATCGTGGCATATCCGATATTTTAATCGCCTGTGTTGATGGGCTTAAAGGCTTCCCTGAAGCCATTGGCACTATCTATCCTGAAACCGAAGTACAGCAATGTGTAATCCACCAAATTCGGAACTCGATGAAGTACGTTGCTTCAAAGCACCAGAAGGCATTCATGGCTGACTTAAAACCTGTTTACCGTGCAGCTACCAAAGATGCTGCCGAGTCTGCATTGGATGAACTTGAGGCTAAATGGGGTAGTCTATACCCAATCGTAATTGAGTCTTGGCGTCGCAAATGGGCTAATTTATCGATTTACTTCAAGTACCCAGATTACGTGCGCAAAGCCATTTACACCACCAACGCTATTGAAGCTGTACATCGTCAGTTTAGGAAATTAACCAAGACTAAAGGCGCATTCCCGAATGAAAATAGCTTGATGAAATTATTGTATGCGGGCATATTGAATGCTTCGAAGAAATGGACAATGCCAATCCGCAGTTGGAACCTGACATTGTCGCAATTAGCCATCCACTTCGAAGGTAGATTAGATGGCGTGCTAGATATTTAGCAATTTAGGCTGACACAGAATTCTGAACGCCCTCTTTATAGCTGCATCAATGATTTTGTGTCTTGACCTAAAGCTGATCTTTAAGTCAGCTCAGATATTCTTAAAAAAGTCTCTGTAGAAATATTGAGGCTTTTTTTGTGGAAATTCTTTTAGGGTGAAAAAAACCGCATTGATAGATGCGGCTTTTAATCGTTCTAAGCAGTTTTACTCGCTTACTACTTTAATTTTTTCAGTAATACGTCAACGGCTTTTTCGATTTGCTTATCGCGACCTTTAGCGGTTGATTCAGGGTCGTTTTTCACTAAGTGATCTGGCATGGTTTGGTTATTTTCCAAGTATTCGCCTTTGGTATTTTTCATACCCACTTGTGGTACACCAGCGCGGAAATCACCAGAAATACCGGTTTCCCACCATACTGCGGTCATAGTACCTGGTACTGGCATACCCACCATTTCACCTAAATTAAGTTCATCGTAAGTATAGGCAAATGCGTGTGCGTCACTATAGTTACCTTCGTTAATCACTAATACTGAAGGTTTGTTCCATTGATCTAATGGGTCACCGTGGTATTTACGGCCACGTACGTGCATAGTGAAGTACTCGTTACCACTTAATAATTTAGCTAAGTCGTTGTGTAACCAACCACCGCCGTTAAAGCGAGTATCAACCACCACAGCTTCTTTATCAAAGTGCTTACCTAATAAGCGTGAGTATACCGCTCTAAAGCTTGGATCATTCATACCACGTACGTGCACATAACCTAATCGACCACCTGACAGCTCTTCAACCAAGGCTTCGCGTGAGGCCACCCAACGTTCATACATTAAATTACTGGTAGAGCGAATTGGTTTAACCACTTCATCAAAGCTGTCGCCATCAGCTGATTCAAAGGTGAATCTCACGCGTTTATCAGCGCTATGGTTAAGTAATTGATGTAGGTTTTGCGTATTCGTTAATTTAACGCCATTCACTGCTTTTAGTTTAACGCCAGGTTTGACTGCGCTATTATCTTTATCAAAAGGGCCTTTTGCTAATACTTCAATAACTTCAAAGTCGCTGCTGTTGTTAAAGAATAAACCTAAACGACCGGTAGCATCATGATGTGCTTGTTTTTTCGGACGATAAGATGAGCCGATATGAGAGGCGTTTAATTCGCCAGTCATTTCAGCAAACATATTGGCAAAATCACGACCATGGCCGATAGCGTTTAGCTTCTTACGGTATGAGTCGCCCATGTCATCCCAATCGATGCCATGCATGTCGTCACGGTAGAATTTATCTTTAATGATGCGCCAGCTGTGATCGAACATAAACGCTCGCTCTTGCGCTGTTTTAAGCTGCATTACCGGGTTAACACTGATAGGTTTTAAGGTGATTTTTTTGCCAACTTTACCTTGCTTTAATGTGCCGTCAGCTAGTACGAATAACTGCTTTTCATCGTCGCTAAATGACATGCTAACCGAGCGAGCACCTAACTTAGCGATAAGCTCAGTTTTCTTCTCGCGAATGTTATGACGCCATAAGTCATAACCCTTCTCGAAACGAGCAAGGTAGTACAACTCTTTGGTGTCTTTGGTTAGGTAGGCATCGCGAAGGTCTGATGCATGAACCGTTAAGCGAGCAGTGCGGCGTTCAATATTATCCCACGCTATGTTAACTGGCTCTTTAACTTCTTCTTTAGCATCTTTTTTGTCTTTGCCGTTTTTCGCCTTCTCTTTTTTATCAGAGCCTTCTTTATCTGCCTCGCTCTCTTCTTTTTTCTTTTCTAGCTCTTTATGTAGGGCATATTCTTCTTTAGACATGCTGAATTTGTCATAAGCATCTTGCGTTAAAAACGCTGCCATAACATCAGCTTCACGTCCCCAGCTACCATGATCTCGTTGACCGTAACGGGTACTAAACCATAGCACGGCTTCACCATCAGTGTGCCAAGTAGGACCGCCATCGCTGTAGCCAGATAGGCTGATATCTACCGGCTGTTTTGAGCCATCAGATGGGAATACGCCAACATTGGTGATAAATAAGCGACTTCTTGGCGCGTAGTCTGCGGTCATCCAATAGCTATCGGGTGCCCAGGCAAAGCTGATATCGCCATCTGCATATGAGTAGTTGTGTTCTTTACCAAGGGCAACATTGACTTTTTTAGTCTCGCGATTGAATACTTGAATTTCATCGCGGCCAGATAAAAAGGCAATCTTTTTACCGTCTGGAGAATACACAGGTTGGAAGCTGTCGGTATCGGCTACATGAACAGCCTCTTCTTTTAATGTGGTAGCAGCAAAGAAATATGGCTCGTCATCATTAACGATAGAGCTTTCATATAAACCCCAACGACCATTGCGTTCGGCCGTATAGAGTAAGGTTTTGCCATCTTTATGAAATGACACTGAGCGCTCTTGCTGTGGTGTGTTAGTGATGGCTCGTGTGGTTTTAAACTCTGTGCTGGCAACAAAGACTTCACCGCGGGCAATAAAGGCGACTTCTTTACCATCAGGCGATACTGAGTATTCGCTAATTTTGCCACCTAATGATTTAGGCAATAATTCATCTTCTTGAATATCGTTAGCGATATTGATTTCAACGTGGTTTAGCTTATTGCCTTTTTGCGTATAAATGCTGCCATGGTGAACAAAGGCTAGTGTACCTTTGTCGCTAATGGATAAGCTGCGTACCGGGTGTTGCTTAAACTTGGTAACTTGCTTTTTGTTGTCACCGTCTAAATCTGAACGCCAGACATTAAATGCGCCAGATTTTTCTTCACTGGTGTAGTAGAAAGTGTCTTTATCTTGCCATACTGGGTTGTGATCGCCACCTGCAAACGTAGTTAACTGAGTGTGTTTGCCGGTTTTTAAATCGTGAAGCCAGACATCGCGCGCAAACGCTGAGACATCATGCTTTCTAAATTGGTTTTCATAGGCTTTTTCATCACGATAAAGTAGTTTGTTGCCATCTGGCGAGTATTGCAGCTCTGAGCTGGCGATGGTTGACAACATCGACGGTGTGCCACCTTTCACAGAAACCGTATAGCTTTCTGTTAAGCGTGATGTTGGAAATAAGGTTGAGGCAGCCGAGTCTTGGCGAGCAGAAGTGAATAATACTTCTTTGCCGTTTTTACTGAAATCTTGTGGGATATCATGTGCTGAATGATAGGTTAAGCGCTTGGCTTTACCGCCTGTTGCTGGCATTAAATATACGTCTAAGTTGCCATTTCTATCACTGGCAAAGGCAATGCTTTTACCATCACGAGACCAAATAGGGTGACCATCCCAATCACTATGTAGGGTTAATGGTCTTGCTGTGCCACCTTTTGCTGAAACTGTGTAAATATCACCTTTATATGAAAAAGCGATTTTTTTGCCGTCGGGCGAAATGCTGCTATGTAGGAACCATTCTTCGCTTTTATCAGCATGCGCTGACGTGCAAAGCAAGGCTAAAGCAGACAAAGCGTACTTTATTTTTTGCATTGATATTCCCTTTATTATTATAAGGTTGTAATTTTTTTGGCAATTAGATAATCACCATAATGTTATATAGTAACACTTTGTTGTTGGTATTAATTCAGCTAGTGAGCATATTTAGTCAACTAATTTGTAACAAATTCATTACGTCGATAAATAAGCTAGGTTTTGTTGTTGAATATTTGTTGTTGAATAGTTATCAACTAAAGCAAAGCAGAAATGATGGCGTTAAAGCTGAAGCTAGTTCTAAGGGATTGGCTAACAGTCTTTAGGTGATGTAGTTGTAAGTAATTAAAGAGCTGTGTTAATCAGTGAAAGCGTAAGCTAGTGGCGAATGGCTGAACAGAAGAAAAAGCCTCAGCATAAGTGTTGAGGCTTTTTATAGCGAAATAATTACTGTTTTATAGCAACTTTTCGTGTTGTTTCGATAACCGCTTCAATACGACGGTTTTCACTGTGGGCTTGGCTGCTGTTAGCTGTATTTAATAAACGCGCTTCACCGTAACCTACAGCAGATAGACGCTCTGCTTTGATGCCATGCGTTTGGGTTAATCTATTAACAATCGCTTGGGCACGAGCTTGTGATAGCTTTTTATTATGTTTTGCTGAGCCTTGTGATGAGGTATGGCCTTCAACTACCAGTTTAGTGTGCGGGTAAGTTTTCATAAAGTCAGCCATTTCTTTAATTTCATTAAAGTATTCTGGCTTGATTTCAGCTTTGTTGTTATCAAAATTCACTAAAAGTTGAATTCTTAAGTTCTCTTGAGTGAAAACAGTACAGCCATCGCTGTCTACCTTATCGTTTTTAGGCGTGTTGGCGCATTGATCTTTATTATCGGCTACACCATCATTGTCGCTATCTATTACTTGAGCACTCGCTTGCTCTGCAACAACGGCTACTGGCGCTATTTTGCTTGCTGGTGCTGACTTTTTGCTTTCGCCAAAAAAGTAGATAAAGCCTAGCTGAGCAGTATAGTCAGTAAAGTGCTCTGAGAATTGGTAGTGAGTTTTACCTTCAAAGTAAAGAGCGGCGTTGTTAGTTAAGTGATATCTATAACCTGCACCTAAGTTTACTGAGGTTTTTCTATCAACTATATCCATTGAGTTTAAACCACTCATTAGATAGAAGTTTTCTTTATTTAGAAAATATAAAACATCAAAAGCTGTTGCTGAGGCATCAGGCTCTTTAAAGCCGCCATTTTCTTTTACTAAATTTATTTCGCTGTGGGCAAAGCGAAACTCTAGCGCTTCACTGTAGCGGTAACCAAACTCTGCGCCCAAGCCTGAGCCATGGTCGACATCTGAGCGTAAATCGTCGGTCATTAAACGCTCATTGTCTGTTTTAATGTGCATTAAGTGACCGCCGCCATAAAATTTGCCAACTAAATCTTTGGCTAGTGGTTGTTCGGCAACGGCTGTAAAGCTTAATGAAAGTGCCGCAGTAGCAGCAAGCGTGATAGCTGATAGGTTAAATCGTGTCATGTGAGTGATATCCATATGTAAAAATTGCGCAGTATATAGAGCTTTTGCTCTTATGCAAGTATAAGGTGTTTTATTTCCTTATTGCAGTTTGTTCTTGCTTACTCTTATCTGTTCATTTGCTCGAAAATGGCATATCAACATATGCGGTATTGATACTTATTGCGTTTTGGCTGCCATCGCTGTTTCGTGGATAAGTAATAAAAAAACACCATGATAAATAGCTAGAGTTAACGGCGCTTTTTGTCAAAAAGAGTTTATATAGAGATTTTTTACTCATATAGAAATTGATTATGATATATATTTATGATTAGATATCGTCGATACAATGATGTAATCAAAAAATTAAAAGGAATTAATTATGAAAAAACTCTTCATTTATACTGGCCTGCTGGCATTTTTTTTATTTGCTGCGCATGTAAACGCGACTCAACTACCTTTATATATCAAACAATGTGATAATTGCTCTGCTCAACAAATGAAAAGCAAAGCAGAGGATGTCATTAGAAATTCTACCGTTGCCGTTTTAGATACTGTTTCCTCAACTATTAAAGTCTATGATGTTAGGCTTCAAATACAAGACGATGAAATTGAAGTGGTGACAGCAAAGGAACGTAGTTTGCCAAACAATGTTGCAGATTACTTCAATGACACGATTCAGTATAAAAATACGTTTATTGGTAACCTCAAAGCAAGTTACCCTGGTCTAGTTATTCCACTAGACAGTATTGCAGGGATTCCTCAAACAATAACCAAAAATGCAACAAGCTACACTAACGCTACTAGTAATTGTGAAAACAGCTCAGGTAATAATGCATATAACTTTATGAGTAATAGTAGTTATAGGAATAATGTTTTTGATGCCTTGGTTGGGCAAAATCA is a window from the Litorilituus sediminis genome containing:
- the rsmI gene encoding 16S rRNA (cytidine(1402)-2'-O)-methyltransferase, giving the protein MNETSVNSGTLYIVATPIGNLADISQRALDVLSQVDVIACEDTRHTGKLLSAFSIKNSTMSMHDHNERQRQEHIANLLQEGKSIALVSDAGTPLISDPGFHLVRHCRSLGLPVSPVPGACAAISALSVAGLPTDRFSFEGFLPSKSGARKAVLESLQHEERTMVFYDAPRRAIDTVKDIVSTLGGERYLVIARELTKTFETIHSDKADDFLIWLEQDANQLKGEMVLIIEGYKADANDIPPQAINTLKLLLAEMKPKKACAIAAEIHGVKKNALYDIALSLK
- the glnD gene encoding [protein-PII] uridylyltransferase — protein: MNFPDILDIKAVKNHIAINEAAFNRTFFDTKIEQLQQQRAQLFNHLLVALWQAFNLDKWQDLSLNAVGGFGRQTLHPKSDIDLCILSDKTLNKTQEQAISQFLTKLWDLGVDIGYSVRTEKENIQAARCDATIATCLLDIHTLYGNKQHAQNILTLLYSDKITSSADFFTDKVAEQEARHNKAKNTALYLEPNMKNNPGGMRDVQTIIWIARKHFHVDDAESLKQLGFLQPDEYQELLEAYQFICRIRWALHVVAGRATEELLFEYQIEVAKFMQFGHGDNAQLAVEKMMRQLFRAMTRIRELNQMMLRIIERRIFIEPKALNNKIDLNEHFFIVNHMIQAKYDEVFLNKANVLTLFHLIAQHSEIRDIAPETLRLLRQTRRSLLGELQDYQACRTEFIAILRHNNGLKRAFSLMHRYGVLASYFPEWKSIEGQMQFDIHNAYTVDEHAFKLLQCVDGFSDKSANKKLISSIYQEKKLKLILTVAGLCHDLSGKQTHEANEFSAMYAKEFAQLHDLKRSEVELIYWLVDNQDLLISTAQSRDIQDPEVIRTIAKRIRTEAKLNALYCFTVADLMATNDQCWNEWQESLLNEWYFSLRKALNDGIENVFEQRIVIRENKQESLEALVESGIPEHEVMSLWSVFPSSFFSNNQVEEIVEFSQQILTKNKQAHLATLSQNPNLECNNLLVYSPDRSMLFVDLFNCLSALKVKVKEAQLYKTKSGNALEVIKILDYNDEPITDTYREQRVISCINKVLTSEQLNDKPDKPKEPKHFSTFENSPDIDFLPTQKSSRTLLKISALDNPQFIEKICEVFRKKQLTVHSAKITTIGESAENVFSVSTIDNEVMTEQDKQELSELLIDKIA
- a CDS encoding MarR family winged helix-turn-helix transcriptional regulator, coding for MEKYEELLVSIRKVIRAIDLHSKQLNKSSGLTGPQLLIMQEIARIKGVTASQIAKQINLSAATVTNILDRLENRGLITRVRSDNDKRRVSLFLSEQGKVSLIDAPQPLQEHFIQKFCSLEPWEQSLLLSSMQRIASMMDANDLDAAPVLEIEPMDKSAEQTTKSPAK